A section of the Pseudomonas sp. FP453 genome encodes:
- a CDS encoding FecR domain-containing protein, giving the protein MRHDAPIAPAVVEQASEWLMLQWGGDLQVEQRQAFAQWQAADPEHRRAWQRLQHLQQTLGGVPADSARAVLRDTPDTQRRAALKLLGLLLLAGGSSYLVQRSEPWQVAFAEHRTATGEIRHLTLSDGTRLDLNSDSAVDLRFSASERRIRLIRGEILLTSGHDPSRPLIVETPAGDVQALGTRFAVRELADGSRVDLYEGRLRVTPLHGAAVQMNAGDSLWFNPRQSSALTAVDANGSSWTEHRLIAERQPLGEFVAQLSRYRPGLLRCDQAVAGLLLTGVFPLDDTDAILAALERSLPVQVQVQAVTRYWVTIKARV; this is encoded by the coding sequence ATGAGACACGACGCACCCATCGCCCCGGCCGTGGTCGAGCAAGCCAGCGAATGGCTGATGCTGCAATGGGGCGGCGACCTGCAGGTTGAGCAACGCCAGGCGTTTGCCCAGTGGCAGGCCGCCGACCCGGAACACCGCCGCGCCTGGCAACGCTTGCAGCACCTGCAACAAACCCTCGGCGGCGTGCCCGCCGACAGTGCCCGCGCGGTGTTGCGCGACACCCCCGACACTCAGCGCCGTGCCGCCCTCAAACTGCTCGGCCTGCTGTTGCTGGCCGGTGGCAGCAGCTACCTGGTGCAGCGCAGCGAACCCTGGCAAGTGGCGTTTGCCGAGCATCGCACCGCCACCGGCGAAATCCGCCACCTCACCCTCAGCGACGGCACGCGCCTGGACCTCAACAGCGACAGCGCGGTGGACCTGCGCTTCAGCGCCAGCGAGCGGCGCATCCGCCTGATTCGCGGCGAAATCCTGCTGACCAGCGGCCACGACCCATCACGCCCGTTGATCGTCGAAACCCCGGCCGGTGATGTGCAGGCGCTGGGCACCCGTTTTGCCGTGCGCGAACTGGCCGACGGCAGCCGCGTCGACCTGTACGAAGGCCGCCTGCGCGTGACCCCGCTGCACGGCGCGGCGGTGCAGATGAACGCCGGTGACAGCCTGTGGTTCAACCCCCGGCAAAGTTCGGCGCTGACGGCGGTGGATGCCAACGGCAGCAGTTGGACCGAGCACCGCCTGATCGCCGAGCGCCAGCCGCTGGGTGAGTTTGTCGCGCAACTGAGCCGCTATCGTCCCGGGTTGCTGCGCTGCGATCAGGCGGTGGCCGGGCTGTTGCTGACCGGCGTGTTTCCGCTGGACGACACGGACGCCATCCTCGCCGCGCTGGAGCGCTCGTTGCCGGTGCAGGTGCAGGTGCAGGCGGTCACGCGTTACTGGGTGACGATCAAGGCACGGGTCTGA
- a CDS encoding TonB-dependent siderophore receptor has translation MPHHQIQPLARALRRGVFVGLLAAVPLAPSLVQAAESAETQRAYNIPAGNLDQALNRFASASGILLSVDASLTEGKRSAGLQGRYAVAAGLERLLAGSGLVAMQSQGGWSLQAIAGGGPLQLGATQISGEQAQENAWGPVDGIVATRSASGSKTDSALVEIPQTINVITAAEIKARGAQSVTQALLYTPGMAAGGFADRVKLFDEPTSRGFSPTPLYLDGLHLPYGGGSTGGALQIEPYSLERIEVLKGPASVLYGQNQPGGIVNMVSKRPSETPLHQVVLEAGTYEHKSAAIDLSGPLDEQGQFLYRLTALANDGQDEINYVENKRQFIAPSFTWRPNDDTSVTLFAQYQKDKGVPEAQGLPASGTLWANPNGKIKRDLFIGEPDSNQYNREQYVLGYEVSHRLNDTWTLKQNARYAEVDDRYTAPLHGYAFVANPATGVQDQRYLQRYAVDWAQNNKVFGVDSIAQAEFDTGALSHTMIFGLDYYHSGSLFHGLYDRTAPVIDLFKPVYGQRIDYRQPYRWDRTLSQTGLYVQDQIKWDKWALVLGGRYDWASVVNKEPMQGTRFASKDEAFTGRAGLVYLFDNGLAPFVSYSESFLPLTGTNADHKPFDPSTGKQYEVGVKYQPPGQKSFVQASVYQLDQENVINTKPGDTYSTQSGAMRSRGVELEAKAVLSDAWDIIASAARNDIKYTKDEEGRQGRHPAGISPLTASMWVNYTVVGDTPLAGLGAGLGVRYARQSLGDYYAGAFSVPSYSVYDASLSYDLSRSPLKLKGVKLALNVQNLTNKTYVSQCTSDLDCYYGEGRTAVSSLTYDW, from the coding sequence ATGCCGCACCACCAGATCCAACCCTTGGCCCGCGCCCTGCGCCGTGGCGTGTTTGTCGGCCTGCTCGCTGCGGTGCCCCTGGCGCCGAGCCTGGTGCAAGCCGCCGAAAGCGCCGAAACACAGCGCGCCTACAACATCCCGGCGGGCAACCTTGACCAGGCGTTGAACCGCTTCGCCAGCGCCTCGGGGATATTGCTCTCGGTGGACGCCTCGCTCACCGAAGGCAAGCGCAGCGCCGGTCTGCAAGGGCGTTACGCGGTGGCTGCCGGCTTGGAGCGGTTGCTGGCCGGCAGTGGCTTGGTGGCGATGCAGTCCCAGGGCGGTTGGTCGTTGCAGGCGATTGCCGGTGGCGGCCCGTTGCAATTGGGCGCGACGCAGATCAGCGGCGAGCAAGCGCAGGAAAACGCTTGGGGCCCGGTGGATGGCATCGTCGCCACCCGCAGCGCCTCGGGGAGCAAGACCGACTCGGCGCTGGTGGAAATCCCCCAGACCATCAACGTGATCACCGCCGCCGAGATCAAGGCGCGCGGTGCGCAGAGCGTGACCCAGGCGTTGCTCTACACGCCGGGCATGGCGGCGGGCGGCTTTGCGGATCGGGTCAAATTGTTCGATGAACCGACCTCGCGCGGCTTCTCGCCGACGCCGCTGTACCTCGATGGTTTGCACCTGCCCTACGGCGGCGGCAGCACGGGCGGCGCGCTGCAGATCGAGCCCTACTCGCTGGAGCGCATCGAAGTGCTCAAAGGCCCGGCCTCGGTGCTGTACGGGCAGAACCAGCCGGGCGGCATCGTCAACATGGTCAGCAAGCGCCCCAGCGAAACCCCGTTGCATCAGGTGGTGCTGGAAGCCGGCACCTACGAGCACAAAAGCGCGGCCATCGACCTCAGTGGGCCGCTGGATGAGCAAGGGCAGTTTCTCTATCGCCTGACCGCCCTGGCCAACGACGGCCAGGACGAGATCAACTACGTCGAAAACAAGCGCCAGTTCATCGCCCCCAGCTTCACCTGGCGGCCCAACGACGACACCAGCGTGACCTTGTTCGCCCAGTACCAGAAAGACAAAGGCGTGCCCGAAGCCCAAGGCTTGCCGGCGTCCGGCACGTTGTGGGCCAACCCCAACGGCAAGATCAAGCGCGACCTGTTTATCGGCGAGCCAGACTCCAACCAGTACAACCGCGAGCAGTACGTGCTGGGCTACGAGGTTTCCCATCGTCTCAACGACACCTGGACCCTCAAGCAAAACGCGCGCTACGCCGAGGTCGACGACCGCTACACCGCGCCGTTGCACGGCTACGCCTTCGTCGCCAACCCGGCCACCGGCGTGCAGGACCAACGCTACCTGCAACGCTACGCGGTGGACTGGGCGCAGAACAACAAAGTGTTTGGCGTGGACAGCATCGCCCAGGCCGAATTCGACACCGGCGCGCTGTCCCATACGATGATTTTCGGCCTGGATTACTACCACTCGGGCTCGTTGTTCCACGGCCTGTACGACCGCACCGCGCCGGTGATCGACCTGTTCAAACCGGTCTATGGCCAGCGTATCGACTATCGCCAGCCGTACCGCTGGGACCGCACCCTGAGCCAGACCGGCCTGTACGTGCAGGACCAGATCAAATGGGACAAATGGGCGCTGGTGCTCGGCGGCCGTTATGACTGGGCCAGCGTGGTCAACAAGGAGCCGATGCAGGGCACCCGCTTCGCCAGCAAGGACGAAGCCTTCACCGGCCGTGCGGGCCTGGTGTACCTGTTCGATAACGGCCTGGCGCCGTTTGTCAGCTACTCCGAATCCTTCCTGCCGCTGACCGGGACCAATGCCGATCACAAGCCGTTCGACCCCTCTACCGGCAAACAATATGAAGTCGGCGTGAAGTACCAGCCGCCGGGCCAGAAGAGCTTCGTGCAGGCGTCGGTCTACCAGCTTGACCAGGAAAACGTGATCAACACCAAACCCGGCGACACCTACAGCACCCAGAGCGGCGCCATGCGCTCACGCGGCGTGGAGCTGGAAGCCAAGGCTGTCCTCAGCGATGCCTGGGACATCATCGCCTCGGCTGCGCGCAACGACATCAAGTACACCAAGGACGAAGAGGGCCGCCAAGGTCGCCACCCGGCCGGCATCTCGCCGCTCACCGCGTCGATGTGGGTCAACTACACCGTGGTCGGCGACACCCCGCTGGCCGGCCTCGGCGCAGGCCTGGGCGTGCGCTACGCGCGGCAAAGCCTGGGCGACTACTACGCAGGCGCCTTCAGTGTGCCGTCGTACAGCGTCTACGACGCCAGCCTGAGCTACGACCTGAGCCGCTCGCCGCTGAAACTCAAGGGCGTGAAACTGGCGCTGAACGTGCAGAACCTCACCAACAAAACCTACGTGTCGCAGTGCACCAGTGACCTGGATTGCTACTACGGCGAAGGGCGTACGGCGGTGTCGAGCCTGACCTACGACTGGTAG
- a CDS encoding PP2C family serine/threonine-protein phosphatase produces MILHLSLSQQGTDRAENRDVSGSAHNAGAHLYVIADGTAKPGSAELAQALSDHLLGCFSNAAPFIATSPDSALELVLASLKQVQSNLCPDFPFASTSYLVLLVLGQTAITIHAGDCCLGYLDNDQRMTWLNAPHCGPNWQGDLSHTFIASSPARKRLFNCMSYRRPHEPAVQFIQVTPDTTWILATDGFWAELTVEHQLQAIAVRSLEGCSTEDDATFMLLQT; encoded by the coding sequence TTGATCTTGCACTTGAGCCTCAGCCAGCAGGGGACAGACCGCGCAGAAAATCGCGATGTCAGCGGTTCGGCACACAATGCGGGCGCTCATCTTTACGTGATCGCCGACGGCACCGCCAAACCGGGCAGCGCAGAATTGGCGCAAGCCCTGAGTGATCATCTGCTGGGTTGTTTTTCCAACGCGGCGCCTTTTATTGCAACGAGCCCTGACAGCGCCCTGGAACTGGTACTTGCTTCGCTCAAACAGGTGCAGTCAAACCTTTGCCCAGATTTCCCCTTTGCCTCGACGAGCTACCTGGTGCTACTGGTGCTCGGTCAGACAGCCATCACGATTCACGCAGGTGACTGTTGCCTGGGTTATCTGGACAACGATCAGCGCATGACCTGGCTGAACGCCCCCCACTGTGGACCCAACTGGCAAGGCGACTTGAGCCACACATTTATCGCCAGCAGCCCGGCCCGTAAACGACTGTTCAACTGCATGAGCTACCGACGGCCTCATGAACCAGCCGTCCAATTCATTCAGGTCACTCCAGACACGACGTGGATTTTGGCAACCGACGGGTTCTGGGCCGAACTCACAGTCGAGCACCAACTCCAGGCCATCGCTGTGCGATCACTTGAGGGCTGCTCAACCGAAGACGACGCCACCTTCATGCTATTGCAGACGTAG
- a CDS encoding outer membrane assembly lipoprotein YfiO: protein MRIGFLSPLALALLASASLPALASSDDSCYPDWRVARDSLDTCNNLPFLSPGNDSRVNLRLLLADKNTVALTPNALNEDDLAQGFGPVPFAVYRLTPTGSGETQPDSDDSPTSELDTLLQPLGIKREDDKTAGSAFLNGEGSRCRSNDDDSATAFVRQVTKADMPAAERQLLVQSRLQLLTTCTWDGPVIADPQQIQSSDGQLFRTYLQAAADFYSGRFAEAERGFSALASANSPWLKETALYMTARTALNQAQANTYDEYGVPNLERVDKSALAAAEQGFGNYVKTYPQGAYTASARGLLRRVYWLADDNVKLADAYAWGLTQATEAQRNVSLDELVEEADVKLLSVTGGPIDTPMIQLVSDLMRMRAHNPPTLSREDLAQRKAVFAQDPALYDYLLAAYALYVEHQPDSALQHLPKDVPSRLDYFAFSQQTLRALALEDKKDWKAAEALWLQLLPLAKQPLQRDQLELALALHYERSGQLAKVFAADSPISAKQVRYILLRNVAGPDLLRQQLAQASDPLERETAQFVLLYKNLLRGQFASFAEDLKQLPTPAPEDKLGTSLGYVYSASQTLRLFQWNGEKAESGYACPSIAQTAATLQADAKNPQGLNCLGEFILRNNLDGMPLEQARAAGSLGSSASDFKGETFSRLDGYKQVIGDAKAPKNDKAYALFRAINCYAPAGYNSCGGQDVTPAVRKAWFRQLKSGFADTQWGKSAQYYW from the coding sequence ATGCGCATCGGTTTTCTGTCACCTCTGGCACTGGCTCTGTTGGCCAGCGCTTCCCTGCCGGCACTGGCCAGCTCCGACGACTCGTGCTACCCCGACTGGCGGGTCGCGCGTGACAGCCTCGACACGTGCAACAACCTGCCCTTCCTGAGCCCGGGCAACGACAGCCGCGTCAACCTGCGCCTGCTGCTCGCCGACAAGAACACCGTGGCGCTGACGCCCAACGCCTTGAACGAAGACGACCTGGCCCAGGGTTTCGGCCCGGTGCCCTTTGCGGTGTACCGCCTGACCCCGACCGGCAGCGGCGAGACCCAACCCGACTCCGACGACTCGCCCACGTCCGAACTCGACACCCTGCTGCAACCCCTGGGCATCAAGCGCGAGGACGACAAAACCGCCGGCTCCGCCTTCCTCAACGGCGAAGGCAGCCGCTGCCGCAGCAACGACGATGACAGCGCCACCGCATTTGTCCGCCAAGTGACCAAGGCCGACATGCCGGCGGCCGAGCGCCAGCTCCTGGTTCAATCACGCCTGCAACTGCTGACCACCTGCACCTGGGACGGCCCGGTCATCGCCGACCCGCAGCAGATCCAGTCCAGCGACGGCCAACTGTTTCGCACCTACCTGCAAGCCGCCGCCGACTTCTACAGCGGCCGTTTTGCCGAGGCCGAGCGTGGTTTCTCGGCGCTCGCCAGTGCCAACTCGCCCTGGCTGAAGGAGACCGCGCTGTACATGACCGCCCGCACCGCGCTGAACCAGGCCCAAGCCAACACCTACGATGAATACGGTGTGCCCAACCTTGAGCGTGTGGATAAGTCTGCGCTGGCCGCTGCCGAGCAGGGTTTTGGCAACTACGTGAAGACTTATCCACAAGGCGCCTACACCGCTTCTGCCCGTGGCCTGCTGCGTCGTGTGTATTGGCTGGCGGACGACAACGTCAAGCTCGCCGACGCCTACGCCTGGGGCCTGACCCAAGCCACCGAGGCGCAGCGCAATGTGTCGCTGGATGAACTGGTGGAAGAAGCCGACGTGAAGCTGCTGTCGGTGACCGGCGGGCCGATCGACACGCCGATGATTCAACTGGTCAGCGACCTGATGCGGATGCGCGCCCACAACCCACCGACGCTGAGCCGGGAAGACCTCGCCCAACGCAAAGCCGTATTCGCCCAGGACCCGGCGTTGTACGACTACCTGCTCGCGGCGTATGCGCTGTATGTCGAGCATCAACCCGACAGCGCCTTGCAGCACTTGCCCAAGGACGTGCCGTCGCGCCTGGATTATTTCGCCTTCAGCCAACAGACCCTGCGGGCACTAGCGCTGGAAGACAAAAAGGACTGGAAAGCCGCCGAGGCCCTCTGGCTGCAACTGCTGCCATTGGCCAAACAGCCGCTGCAACGCGACCAGTTGGAGCTGGCCCTGGCCCTGCACTACGAGCGCAGCGGCCAGTTGGCCAAGGTGTTTGCCGCCGACTCGCCGATCAGCGCCAAGCAGGTGCGCTACATCTTGCTGCGCAACGTCGCCGGACCTGACTTGCTGCGTCAACAACTCGCCCAGGCCAGCGACCCGCTGGAGCGCGAGACCGCGCAATTCGTGCTGCTCTACAAAAACCTGCTGCGCGGCCAGTTCGCCAGCTTCGCCGAAGACCTCAAGCAACTGCCGACGCCAGCCCCCGAGGACAAGCTCGGCACCAGCCTGGGCTACGTCTATAGCGCCAGCCAGACCTTGCGCTTGTTCCAGTGGAACGGCGAAAAAGCCGAATCCGGCTACGCCTGCCCAAGCATCGCGCAAACCGCCGCGACCCTGCAGGCCGACGCCAAAAACCCACAAGGCTTGAACTGCCTCGGTGAGTTCATCCTGCGCAACAACCTCGACGGCATGCCGCTGGAACAGGCCCGCGCCGCCGGCAGCCTGGGCAGCAGCGCGTCGGACTTCAAGGGCGAAACCTTCTCGCGCCTGGACGGCTACAAACAGGTGATCGGCGACGCCAAGGCGCCGAAGAACGACAAGGCCTACGCGCTGTTCCGGGCGATCAACTGCTACGCCCCGGCCGGCTACAACAGCTGCGGCGGCCAGGACGTGACGCCGGCGGTGCGCAAGGCCTGGTTCCGCCAGCTCAAGAGCGGTTTCGCCGACACCCAGTGGGGCAAATCGGCGCAGTACTACTGGTGA
- a CDS encoding glycosyltransferase family 39 protein, which translates to MRRSVVEQNEKVAALPACNRLTWEGAGWISRLWWVPILALAMAVRFYQLTAAAIWGDEGSSLLLSEYAVGDLWFHAAHDVHPPLYFLILRGWIELFGDSIGSIRSMSAIPGVLAVGLGIWLTRQLSTRRAAVLAGLLLALLPTAVRYSQEVRMYSLLGVWLLGATLALVYWVRQPERTRYLAVYGLLMSAGFYTHYFTALCVLVHWAYLGVLWRTQPSGERLLARPAWWLTNGVIVLLYLPWLPNLLDLVQHVEQLKVGGDIGWEEPVSLLSLPSMIWQFVLQDEGIGFWAPLFWVFPLLLAGIVGVTVWRDRERYRPASLLALFLLLPLLLVYGVSFVSPVFIERYLTVYALGLPILVALAIDRLPSRLAWLGAALFVLFVGVELMGLKNNFTVDEHDQFNVPVEFVNRNYQEDDRIVLSDMMWYLSYVYYDQTDAQLQLYTPPKPDGTPTRPNAYGFGTLVDQDGGRIYLDRLSALPAETRRVWLISSNEAPDDFAPLPEGWRELSRQDGGGARARLFVLCNVASAQPEGCR; encoded by the coding sequence GTGCGTCGGTCTGTGGTAGAGCAAAACGAAAAGGTCGCGGCGTTGCCCGCCTGCAACCGCCTCACGTGGGAGGGCGCCGGCTGGATCAGCCGCCTGTGGTGGGTGCCGATCCTGGCGTTGGCCATGGCCGTGCGGTTTTATCAACTGACGGCGGCAGCGATCTGGGGTGACGAAGGTTCCAGCCTGCTGCTCAGCGAATACGCGGTGGGCGACCTGTGGTTTCACGCGGCCCACGATGTGCATCCGCCCCTGTATTTCTTGATCCTGCGCGGCTGGATCGAGCTGTTCGGCGACAGCATCGGCTCCATTCGCAGCATGAGTGCGATCCCCGGCGTGCTCGCCGTGGGCCTGGGCATCTGGCTGACGCGGCAACTGTCCACCCGGCGTGCTGCGGTGCTGGCCGGGCTGTTGCTGGCGCTGCTGCCGACGGCGGTGCGCTACAGCCAGGAAGTGCGCATGTACTCGCTGCTTGGCGTGTGGCTGCTGGGCGCCACGCTGGCGCTGGTGTACTGGGTGCGACAGCCCGAGCGCACGCGTTACCTGGCGGTGTATGGGCTGTTGATGAGCGCCGGTTTCTATACCCATTACTTCACCGCGCTGTGTGTGTTGGTGCATTGGGCCTATCTGGGCGTGCTGTGGCGTACCCAGCCGAGCGGCGAACGCCTGCTGGCGCGTCCGGCCTGGTGGCTGACCAACGGCGTGATCGTGTTGTTGTACCTGCCCTGGCTGCCCAACCTGCTGGACCTGGTGCAACACGTCGAGCAACTCAAGGTGGGCGGCGACATTGGTTGGGAAGAACCGGTCAGCCTGCTGTCCCTGCCGTCGATGATCTGGCAGTTTGTGCTGCAGGATGAGGGTATTGGCTTCTGGGCGCCGCTGTTCTGGGTCTTCCCGTTGCTGTTGGCGGGCATCGTCGGCGTGACCGTCTGGCGCGACCGCGAGCGCTATCGGCCGGCCAGTCTGCTGGCGCTGTTTTTGCTGCTGCCGCTGCTGCTGGTGTACGGCGTGTCGTTTGTTTCCCCGGTGTTTATCGAGCGCTACCTCACGGTGTATGCCTTGGGCTTGCCGATCCTCGTGGCCCTGGCCATCGACCGCCTGCCGTCGCGCCTGGCCTGGCTGGGGGCGGCGCTGTTCGTGCTGTTTGTCGGGGTGGAACTGATGGGGCTGAAGAACAACTTCACCGTCGACGAACACGACCAGTTCAACGTGCCCGTGGAATTCGTCAATCGCAATTACCAGGAAGACGACCGCATCGTCCTCAGCGACATGATGTGGTACCTGAGCTACGTGTATTACGACCAGACCGACGCCCAATTGCAGCTCTACACCCCGCCTAAACCCGACGGCACACCCACCCGGCCCAACGCCTATGGCTTCGGCACGCTGGTGGACCAGGATGGCGGGCGCATCTACCTTGATCGCCTGTCGGCCTTGCCCGCCGAGACTCGCCGCGTGTGGCTGATCAGCAGCAACGAAGCGCCGGACGACTTTGCGCCCTTGCCAGAGGGCTGGCGCGAACTCAGTCGCCAGGACGGCGGCGGCGCGCGGGCGCGTTTGTTTGTGTTGTGCAACGTCGCGTCAGCGCAACCCGAGGGTTGCCGCTAG
- a CDS encoding DUF2789 domain-containing protein, whose product MEPPVHDLPALFKQLGLPDDPVSIDQFVAVHSPLKADLKLADAFFWSDSQRQFLREGILEDADWAEVVDELDVLLRKGRGV is encoded by the coding sequence ATGGAACCGCCTGTGCACGACCTGCCTGCATTGTTCAAGCAACTTGGCCTGCCGGATGACCCGGTCAGCATTGACCAGTTTGTGGCGGTCCACTCGCCGCTCAAAGCCGATTTGAAACTGGCGGATGCGTTCTTCTGGAGCGACAGTCAGCGACAGTTTTTGCGTGAGGGCATTCTGGAAGATGCGGATTGGGCGGAGGTGGTGGATGAGTTGGATGTGTTGTTGCGTAAGGGGCGTGGGGTGTAA
- a CDS encoding MarR family winged helix-turn-helix transcriptional regulator, which produces MNLSSSMVVGARNWRKICQSTLVSYGISEACAVPLLMIGRLGDGVHQVKVAQASGMESPSLVRLLDQLCNGGYVCRTEDIHDRRAKALSLTERGRELVQAVEVQLVRLRKEVLADIAPDDMAAALRVLRAFEAASL; this is translated from the coding sequence ATGAACCTCAGCAGCAGCATGGTGGTGGGCGCCCGTAACTGGCGCAAAATCTGCCAGTCCACGCTGGTGAGCTACGGTATTTCCGAAGCCTGCGCCGTGCCGCTGTTGATGATCGGCCGCCTGGGCGACGGTGTGCATCAGGTAAAAGTCGCCCAGGCGTCGGGGATGGAAAGCCCGTCGCTGGTGCGCCTGCTCGACCAACTGTGCAACGGCGGCTACGTGTGCCGCACCGAAGATATCCACGACCGCCGCGCCAAGGCCTTGAGCCTCACCGAGCGTGGCCGTGAGCTGGTGCAGGCGGTGGAGGTGCAACTGGTGCGCCTGCGCAAGGAAGTCCTCGCCGACATCGCGCCCGACGACATGGCCGCCGCCTTGCGCGTGCTGCGCGCCTTTGAGGCGGCAAGCCTTTGA
- a CDS encoding FUSC family protein, whose translation MNGFFSGFPPARDWFYGVRTFAASMIALYIAMLMQMPRPYWAMATVYIVSSPFVGPTSSKALYRAIGTLMGAAAAVFFVPMFVQSPYVLVVVIALWTGILLFLSMHLRTANNYALMLAGYTLPLIALPVVDNPLAVWDVAEARTEEIFLGIAVAAVVGAMFWPRRLMPVFDGSVSKWFADAQVYSQRFLTRNVTPEEVSSLRGGMVATFNTLELMIGQLPHEGARPQTVRNTKELRGRMIHLLPVVEELDDALYAVEQRAPQYLEQLTPLLEAASQWLQSSAKDASLDSWRVLRDQVEALQPVGEALDERPTLLFSNALYRLGEWIDLWQDCRSLQAAIACESQVTWRAVYRHWRLGRLTPFLDRGLMFYSAFSTVTAIIVASVLWILLGWTDGGSAVILAAVACSFFASMDDPAPQIYRFFFWTAMSVLFASLYLFLVLPNLHDFPMLVLAFAVPFICIGTLTVQPRFYLGMLLTLVNTSSFISIQGAYDADFLNFANVNLAGPVGLLFAFVWTLIARPFGAELAAKRLTRFSWHDIVGMTEPATLNEHRHLAAQMLDRLMQHLPRLAIIGHDTGVALRDLRVALNLLDLLAYSPRILGVPRVLLNQVVEGVGGYFKACLKAGERLPAPSGLLMTLDRTRRALNGQGLQDEDDTRVHLLHALAGLRLALLPGVEFIGGTEQEAPLPDGAPL comes from the coding sequence TTGAACGGATTTTTCAGCGGCTTCCCGCCGGCCCGCGACTGGTTCTACGGCGTGCGCACCTTCGCCGCCTCGATGATCGCGCTGTACATCGCCATGCTGATGCAAATGCCGCGTCCGTATTGGGCGATGGCCACCGTGTATATCGTCTCCAGCCCGTTTGTCGGCCCCACCAGTTCCAAGGCGCTGTACCGCGCCATCGGTACCTTGATGGGCGCGGCGGCGGCGGTGTTTTTTGTGCCGATGTTTGTGCAGTCGCCCTATGTGCTGGTGGTGGTGATTGCCTTGTGGACGGGCATTTTGCTGTTCCTCTCCATGCACCTGCGCACCGCGAACAACTACGCGCTGATGCTGGCCGGCTACACCTTGCCGCTGATCGCCTTGCCGGTGGTGGATAACCCGCTGGCCGTGTGGGACGTGGCCGAAGCACGTACCGAAGAGATCTTCCTCGGCATCGCCGTGGCGGCGGTGGTCGGCGCGATGTTCTGGCCACGGCGCCTGATGCCGGTGTTCGACGGCTCGGTGAGCAAGTGGTTTGCCGACGCCCAGGTCTACAGCCAGCGCTTTTTGACCCGCAACGTCACGCCGGAAGAAGTCAGCAGCCTGCGCGGCGGCATGGTCGCCACCTTCAATACCCTGGAACTGATGATCGGCCAGTTGCCCCACGAAGGCGCGCGGCCGCAGACGGTGCGCAACACCAAGGAACTGCGCGGGCGCATGATCCACCTGTTGCCGGTGGTGGAGGAACTCGACGATGCGCTGTATGCCGTCGAGCAGCGTGCGCCGCAGTATCTGGAGCAACTCACGCCGCTGCTGGAGGCGGCCAGCCAGTGGCTGCAAAGCAGTGCAAAAGACGCTTCGCTGGACAGCTGGCGCGTCCTGCGTGATCAGGTCGAAGCCCTGCAACCGGTTGGCGAAGCGCTGGACGAACGCCCCACCCTACTGTTCTCCAACGCCCTGTACCGCCTCGGCGAATGGATCGACCTGTGGCAAGACTGCCGCAGCCTGCAAGCCGCCATCGCCTGCGAAAGCCAGGTCACCTGGCGCGCCGTCTACCGCCACTGGCGCCTGGGCCGCCTCACGCCGTTCCTCGACCGTGGCCTGATGTTCTATTCGGCGTTTTCCACCGTCACCGCGATCATCGTCGCCTCGGTGCTGTGGATTCTATTGGGCTGGACCGACGGCGGCAGCGCCGTGATCCTGGCCGCCGTGGCCTGCAGCTTTTTCGCCTCGATGGACGACCCCGCGCCGCAGATCTACCGCTTCTTTTTCTGGACCGCAATGTCGGTGCTGTTTGCCAGCCTCTATCTGTTTCTGGTGCTGCCCAACCTGCACGATTTCCCGATGCTGGTGCTGGCGTTTGCCGTGCCGTTTATCTGCATCGGCACCCTTACCGTGCAGCCGCGCTTCTACCTGGGCATGTTGCTGACGCTGGTGAACACCTCGTCGTTCATCAGCATCCAGGGCGCCTATGACGCGGACTTCCTCAACTTCGCCAACGTCAACCTGGCCGGGCCGGTGGGCCTGTTGTTTGCCTTCGTGTGGACGCTGATCGCGCGGCCTTTCGGCGCCGAACTGGCGGCCAAGCGCCTGACCCGTTTCAGCTGGCACGACATCGTCGGCATGACTGAACCGGCAACGCTCAACGAACACCGCCACCTTGCCGCGCAAATGCTCGACCGCCTGATGCAGCACCTGCCGCGCCTGGCGATCATCGGCCACGACACCGGCGTCGCCTTGCGCGACCTGCGGGTGGCGCTGAACCTGCTCGACCTGCTGGCCTACTCGCCGCGCATCCTCGGTGTGCCACGGGTGCTGCTCAACCAGGTGGTCGAAGGCGTCGGCGGTTACTTCAAGGCCTGCCTCAAGGCCGGTGAACGCTTGCCCGCGCCGAGCGGTCTGCTGATGACCCTCGACCGCACGCGCCGCGCCCTCAACGGCCAGGGCCTGCAAGACGAAGACGACACCCGCGTGCACCTGCTGCACGCGCTGGCCGGCCTGCGCCTGGCGCTGTTGCCTGGCGTGGAATTCATTGGCGGCACCGAGCAGGAAGCGCCGCTACCCGATGGAGCGCCTTTATGA
- a CDS encoding DUF1656 domain-containing protein: MIGDLDISGVFLPTLLVLMGITYVLFLVVHGLLTRLHFYRLVWHRALFNVGLYALLLGAVDSLSRYLMT; the protein is encoded by the coding sequence ATGATCGGTGATCTGGATATCAGCGGGGTGTTCCTGCCCACGCTGCTGGTGCTGATGGGCATTACGTACGTGTTGTTTCTGGTGGTGCACGGGTTGTTGACCCGGCTCCACTTCTACCGCCTGGTCTGGCACCGGGCATTGTTCAACGTGGGGCTCTACGCGCTGTTGCTGGGCGCGGTGGACTCACTCAGTCGATACCTGATGACATGA